The genomic segment TCGTCGGCACCGAGCTTGATGGCTTCCACCGCGGTAGCGATGCTGGCGTAGCCGGTCACCAGCAGGATCCGCATGTCGGCACGCAGGGCGCGCAGCGGCTGGATCAGGGCCAGGCCCGAATCGCTGCCCAGCTTCAGGTCGATCAGCGCGAACGCTGGCGGATGCTGGCGGGCCAGTGCCAGCGCGCTGGCGGCATCCTGTGCGGTCTGCGTTTCAAGCCCCTTGCGGGCCAGGCTGCGCTGCAGGGTGCGCAGGTACAGCTCGTCGTCGTCGACCAGCAGGCCCAGGGTGGAGTGGTGAAGGCTCATGGGGTGTCCTCGCGTGGGGCCAGCGGCAGGCGGAAGCCGACGCGGCTGCCGGCCCCCTGGGCCGGGCGCATCCACATCTCGCCGTCGAGGCGTTCGATGGTGGCATGGGACAGGGCCAGGCCGACGCCCATGCCCTCGCTCTTGCTGCTGCCGAACAGCTTGCCCGGCAGCACGGCGGCGCGGGCATCGAAGCCGTGGCCGTAGTCGCGGACTTCGCCGATCAGGTCGTCGCCTTCGATGCGCAGGTCCAGGTCCACGCGCGGCCGGCCGGCCTTCTCGCCGGCATCGGCGGCGTTGTTGAGCAGGACCATCAGCAGATGGCCCACGCCCGGGTCGAGTGGCAGCCGCAGCGGCGCATCGTCGTTGCGGTGCAGGTCGATGGTCGGCCGCACCAGGCGCCATTGCTCCAGCACCTGCTGGGCGCTGGAGTGGCTGCGGCCCGGTGCGTCGGCCGAGGCCGGAGCAGCCAGCGCCAGCACGCGCTCCCGGCACTGCACCAGCAGCTCGCGCAGGGTTTCCATGTCCTCGCGCACTTCCGGCTCTTCGCTGCGCTCGGCAACGTCGTCGGCGAGCAGGGTCATCGTCGCCAGCGGGGTATTCAGTTCATGCGCCACCGAGGCGGCATGGGTGGCCAGGGCGACGATGCCTTCGTTGCGTGCGAAGCGCTCGCGCAGCGCCGACAGCTCCAGCTCGCGCTGGCGCAGTGCCAATGCCAGCCGGGTCGAGAACGCCAGCACCACCGCGGCGGAGATCAGGAAGTTGGCCACCACGCCCCAGCGGTTGAGGTCCTGTGCGCGGAAGTAGCCGTCCGGCAGGGGCTGCCCGAAGATGCCGCTGCTGGCGTAGCCGAGCAGGCAGGCCAGTGCGACCGCCAGCGCCCAGCGCAGGGGAAGGGCGAATGCGGCCAGTGCGATCAGGATCAGGAACAGCGAGCTGAACGGGTTGGCCATGCCGCCGCTCCAGCCCACCATCCAGGTCAGGATGATCACGTCCACCAGGATGTGGCCGAAGGCGGTCAGCGGCGCGGTGTCAGCTGCCTCCGGGCGCAACTGGGTGTAGACGTTGAACAGGGCCAGCACCGCCACGCCGGCCCACAACGGCAGCTGCGGCAACGGCAGGCCCAGCACCCAGGTGGCCACCAGGATGGTCGCGGCCTGGCCGCCCACGGCAAGCCAGCGCAGGCTGCACAGGGTACGGAGAAACGGAGCGTCGGGACCGGTCATTCATGCCCATCGTATGCGTTCGCGGGCGGGCGTGCCTGCGACAATAGGCCGCAGCCGTGCCGCCGGCTGAATGCGAGTCACCCGGAATGCGGGGGCGGGCGGTAGAATGCGCCCATGCACGACGCCGTCACCCGCCCGACTCCGCCCTCCGATGCCACCTCCTGGCCGCGCCGCCAGACCCATGCCGTGCAGATCGGCGGGGTCACCGTAGGCGGAGGCAAGCCGGTGGTGGTGCAGTCGATGACCAACACCGACACCTCCGACGTGGCCTCCAGCGTGAAGCAGGTGGCCGCGTTGTGGCGTGCCGGTTCGGAAATGGTGCGGTTGACCGTCAACACCGTTGAAGCCGCTGCGGCGATTCCGCGTATCGTCGACAAGCTGGCGATGATGGGCATCGACGTACCGCTGATCGGTGACTTCCATTACAACGGCCACCAGCTGCTGACTGCCGAGCCCGCCTGTGCCGAAGCACTGGCCAAGTACCGTATCAACCCGGGCAACGTCGGCTTCGGCAAGAAGAAGGACCTGCAGTTCGCCCAGCTGATCGAGTTTGCGATCCGCTACAACAAGCCGGTGCGCATCGGCGCCAACTGGGGCTCGCTGGACCAGGCCCTGGCGGCGAAGCTGATGGACGAGAACAACCTGCGCGAACAGCCCTGGGATGCCGGCCGCGTGCTGCGCGAGGCGCTGATCCGTTCGGCGCTGGATTCGGCCGAGCAGGCGGTGGAACTCGGCCTGCCGCGCGATCGCATCGTGTTGTCGGCCAAGGTCAGTGGCGTGCAGGAGCTGATCGCGGTGTACCGCGACCTGGCCCAGCGTTCCGACTTCGCCCTGCACCTGGGCCTGACCGAGGCCGGCATCGGCAGCAAGGGCATCGTCGCGTCGTCGGCGGCGCTGAGCGTGCTGCTGCAGGAAGGTATCGGTGACACCATCCGCATTTC from the Stenotrophomonas maltophilia genome contains:
- a CDS encoding response regulator transcription factor, with the translated sequence MSLHHSTLGLLVDDDELYLRTLQRSLARKGLETQTAQDAASALALARQHPPAFALIDLKLGSDSGLALIQPLRALRADMRILLVTGYASIATAVEAIKLGADDYLPKPATVPMILRALGEEDDGPADDGEMEVPDAMTPISRLQWEHIQQAMHETGGNVSAAARLLGMHRRSLQRKLAKRPSPERDPTR
- a CDS encoding ATP-binding protein, whose product is MTGPDAPFLRTLCSLRWLAVGGQAATILVATWVLGLPLPQLPLWAGVAVLALFNVYTQLRPEAADTAPLTAFGHILVDVIILTWMVGWSGGMANPFSSLFLILIALAAFALPLRWALAVALACLLGYASSGIFGQPLPDGYFRAQDLNRWGVVANFLISAAVVLAFSTRLALALRQRELELSALRERFARNEGIVALATHAASVAHELNTPLATMTLLADDVAERSEEPEVREDMETLRELLVQCRERVLALAAPASADAPGRSHSSAQQVLEQWRLVRPTIDLHRNDDAPLRLPLDPGVGHLLMVLLNNAADAGEKAGRPRVDLDLRIEGDDLIGEVRDYGHGFDARAAVLPGKLFGSSKSEGMGVGLALSHATIERLDGEMWMRPAQGAGSRVGFRLPLAPREDTP
- the ispG gene encoding flavodoxin-dependent (E)-4-hydroxy-3-methylbut-2-enyl-diphosphate synthase, translating into MHDAVTRPTPPSDATSWPRRQTHAVQIGGVTVGGGKPVVVQSMTNTDTSDVASSVKQVAALWRAGSEMVRLTVNTVEAAAAIPRIVDKLAMMGIDVPLIGDFHYNGHQLLTAEPACAEALAKYRINPGNVGFGKKKDLQFAQLIEFAIRYNKPVRIGANWGSLDQALAAKLMDENNLREQPWDAGRVLREALIRSALDSAEQAVELGLPRDRIVLSAKVSGVQELIAVYRDLAQRSDFALHLGLTEAGIGSKGIVASSAALSVLLQEGIGDTIRISLTPEPGQSRTQEVIVAQELLQTTGQRAFTPLVTACPGCGRTTSEFFQELAKVVQNHVREKMPLWKIHHPGAENMTLAVMGCIVNGPGESRHANIGISLPGTGETPAAPVFVDGEKKVTLRGDNIAQEFVALIDDYVEHNYVRSAG